One Pomacea canaliculata isolate SZHN2017 linkage group LG9, ASM307304v1, whole genome shotgun sequence DNA segment encodes these proteins:
- the LOC112572308 gene encoding fibropellin-3-like codes for MQAILLVTVFSCLLAAAAAAIGDVGEACKDDGTCTDPTSVCESNTCKIKAGATCTAGSTSCVSHSTCPATGASVTCGCDTGYTALTGVCTTSGAAGEACKADGSCADATVVCESSMCKIKAGQTCTSGSTNCVSQSTCVTGTLKCTCGTGYTAQTSGLCSGVAPQSVSSWLLTGSIITFLVTFSLP; via the exons ctGCTGCAGCCATCGGAGACGTTGGTGAGGCTTGCAAAGACGATGGTACCTGCACTGACCCCACTTCAGTATGCGAATCCAATACTTGCA AGATCAAAGCTGGAGCGACCTGTACTGCTGGTTCCACTTCCTGTGTTTCACACTCGACCTGCCCTGCCACCGGCGCCAGCGTGACGTGCGGGTGTGATACCGGCTACACTGCACTAACTGGCGTGTGTA cAACAAGCGGAGCCGCTGGTGAAGCCTGCAAAGCAGATGGAAGCTGCGCTGATGCCACTGTCGTCTGCGAGTCATCGATGTGCA AAATCAAAGCTGGACAGACCTGTACTTCTGGTTCCACTAACTGTGTTTCACAGTCGACATGCGTCACCGGCACCTTGAAGTGCACGTGTGGTACCGGGTACACTGCACAAACGTCTGGCTTGTGTA GCGGAGTTGCTCCCCAGTCTGTGTCCTCCTGGCTCCTCACCGGCAGCATCATCACATTTTTGGTGACCTTCAGTCTGCCATGA